The following are from one region of the Rattus rattus isolate New Zealand chromosome 13, Rrattus_CSIRO_v1, whole genome shotgun sequence genome:
- the Rab8a gene encoding ras-related protein Rab-8A, with translation MAKTYDYLFKLLLIGDSGVGKTCVLFRFSEDAFNSTFISTIGIDFKIRTIELDGKRIKLQIWDTAGQERFRTITTAYYRGAMGIMLVYDITNEKSFDNIRNWIRNIEEHASADVEKMILGNKCDVNDKRQVSKERGEKLALDYGIKFMETSAKANINVENAFFTLARDIKAKMDKKLEGNSPQGSSHGVKITVEQQKRTSFFRCSLL, from the exons ATGGCGAAGACCTACGATTACCTGTTCAAGCTGCTGCTGATCGGGGACTCGGGGGTAGGGAAGACCTGTGTCCTGTTCCGCTTCTCCGAGGACGCCTTCAATTCCACGTTCATCTCTACCATAG gaATTGACTTTAAAATTAGGACCATAGAGCTCGATGGCAAGAGGATTAAACTGCAGATATG GGACACAGCCGGCCAGGAGCGGTTTCGGACAATCACGACAGCCTACTACAGGGGTGCCATG ggTATCATGCTGGTCTACGACATTACCAATGAGAAGTCCTTCGACAACATCCGGAATTGGATTCGGAACATTGAGGAG CATGCCTCTGCAGATGTGGAGAAGATGATACTGGGGAATAAGTGTGATGTGAACGACAAGAGGCAGGTGTCCAAGGAACGGGGAGAAAAG CTGGCACTCGACTATGGGATCAAGTTCATGGAGACCAGCGCGAAGGCCAACATCAATGTGGAGAAC GCATTTTTCACTCTCGCCAGGGATATCAAAGCAAAAATGGACAAAAAATTG GAAGGGAACAGCCCGCAGGGGAGCAGCCATGGAGTCAAGATCACAGTGGAGCAGCAGAAGAGGACCAGCTTCTTCCGGTGCAGTCTCCTGTGA